The sequence GCTCTTCGTCGAGGCACCCCAACTCATCTCGCCGACTCACGCAGTGGCTCGAAAGTAAGCCCCTGGGGGTTGTTTCGGGGCGTGCCAATGACGAATTAGCCGGTTAACATTTTTCCGGAAATCTCACGCCATCGGCTTAGGGCAGAGCCAGTCTCGATCTGTGTGTAATGAGCCAGGATACGAACAGCCAGTCCGACGACACCAGTAAATCCACACTGACGACGGTCCCACCGGGCGGGCCATGGCATCAACGCCTTGCCGACGCTATCAGCAACGACGCCTTCAACGACTGGTACAGCGAGCGCCAGACTACCGAAAACATCCTCAAAGGACAGTTGTACTTTAACGGCCTCAGCCCGCCGCCAGAGCCAGAGAAGCACACACCATCCAAACTACTGCAGTGCCACCGGAAAGTTGCCTACCAGCGCGAGAACGCGCCGAGAGAGGGTGCATCGCCGGAGGGCCTGTTCTGGTCGGGTGAGCGTTTCGAGGAGGATGTTATGGTTCCTTTCCTCCAGGATGACGTCACGACGGAGGGCACGTACGTTGAGAACTCCAAGTGGATCGGGACGACAATCGAGACTGATGAATACTCCCTCCGGCTGAAAGGCTCGACCGACCCGGTGATCGTCACGAAAGAGGGATCTCCCTTGCTCGTAACAGAAGTCAAGACCAAGTCTTCAATCGAACACCAGGACGGACCTGACCAGCGCCACCGGGCACAGTTACACGCGTATCTGTACGCACTCGATGAAGAATACGACCGCTCGGTTGAACATGGCCTTCTCATCTACGGGTCACGGACCACCTTCGACATTGAGGTGTTCCGTGTCTCTTTCGACCCTGACTTCTGGGAGACGGTCATCGAATGGATGGCAACGCAGACAAAGTACCGTGATGCAGACGAATTGCCGCCAGCCGAGCCAGAGACTGATTGGGAGTGTGACTTCTGTTCGTTCGCGCATCGGTGTGGGCAGACCGACGAACCGTACCAGGACGAAGGGTACGACGGCCTCTTACCAGGGGTCGAGGACTACCGGAAACGGCAAGTCAGAGAGTATCTCGAAGCGGCAGAAGATGCCGCTCTGACGCCCACGCTCACCGAGAAGTATCCCTCACTGGCCAGAGAATTTGCAGTCAGCGATCTAGTGTGTCCCAACTGTGGAGCACGGAAGCCGTGGGAGGAAGTAGAGAAAGTGCCACGTCCAGGGTCAATGCCGCTCTGTGAGGCGTGTAGCGACGACGTTGACGTCCCCGAGGCGCTGGTCGTCGCTTACGACGAGATGTAGTGAACGGACTTCTACACCGGCCTGAAGGATATCATCGATGCAATTCCACCACAACTCCAATTTGGAGTGGTGTCCAGTCTATAGAACTCGGGATAATACAAGATATTGAGTGTTTAGACTGGTTAGGTGGATATCAGTCGTTTCAAACATTCACAACCGACTATAGTCATACCTGGTTGTTGATGATTGGTTATCGTCCGCACCTAAC is a genomic window of Halanaeroarchaeum sulfurireducens containing:
- a CDS encoding CRISPR-associated protein Cas4 — encoded protein: MSQDTNSQSDDTSKSTLTTVPPGGPWHQRLADAISNDAFNDWYSERQTTENILKGQLYFNGLSPPPEPEKHTPSKLLQCHRKVAYQRENAPREGASPEGLFWSGERFEEDVMVPFLQDDVTTEGTYVENSKWIGTTIETDEYSLRLKGSTDPVIVTKEGSPLLVTEVKTKSSIEHQDGPDQRHRAQLHAYLYALDEEYDRSVEHGLLIYGSRTTFDIEVFRVSFDPDFWETVIEWMATQTKYRDADELPPAEPETDWECDFCSFAHRCGQTDEPYQDEGYDGLLPGVEDYRKRQVREYLEAAEDAALTPTLTEKYPSLAREFAVSDLVCPNCGARKPWEEVEKVPRPGSMPLCEACSDDVDVPEALVVAYDEM